Proteins from a genomic interval of Rhodococcus rhodochrous:
- a CDS encoding MBL fold metallo-hydrolase has product MPDNPELTFHGAARTVTGSCAMIELADARILVDCGMFQGSRSLEKLNVAEFAFAPESIDAVILTHAHIDHCGLLPKLVARGFEGRIFCTAPTAELLSFMLADSARIQEFEAQRRNRRRDRAHRAKFQPIYTEEDARLAAARARPVPLEEWFEPAPGFRVRLWNAGHILGSASAEIEAGGVRMVFSGDLGPEQKAFHADPEGPTGLDYVVCESTYGDRSRPRLTIAERRDLLAREVNEAMERGGNLIVPSFALERTQELLLDIGYLLDDEHIPDVPVFVDSPLAIRATDVFAAHAGELEDLDGRNVFRHPGIRYTAEAEESMRIDTYRRAIIIAASGMCEAGRVRHHLRNNLARPDSTVLFVGYQAQGTLGRVILEGASKVRISGEDIDVRAQIRRIDSYSAHADRGELVRWVGHRAPISGTVFLDHGEPDALAAFTASLHGLDADLNVVVPEIGARYRLVAGGPAEYVATVAPPAPVHVGRDWQNEYAEFATGLRDQLLEIDDPRTRERAIAAMRKVLDEYRTGAQNPEEHRRHSRPGRRKPPPRRRRRF; this is encoded by the coding sequence GTGCCCGACAATCCGGAACTCACCTTCCACGGCGCGGCGAGAACCGTCACCGGCTCGTGCGCGATGATCGAACTCGCCGACGCCCGCATCCTGGTCGACTGCGGGATGTTCCAGGGTTCGCGCAGCCTCGAGAAGCTCAATGTCGCGGAGTTCGCGTTCGCTCCCGAGTCGATCGACGCGGTGATCCTCACCCACGCCCACATCGACCACTGCGGACTGCTCCCCAAGCTCGTCGCGCGTGGCTTCGAGGGCCGCATATTCTGCACTGCCCCGACGGCCGAGCTGCTCTCGTTCATGCTCGCCGACTCGGCGCGGATCCAGGAGTTCGAGGCCCAGCGCCGCAATCGGCGGCGCGACCGCGCGCACCGGGCGAAGTTCCAGCCGATCTACACCGAGGAGGACGCCCGGCTCGCCGCCGCGCGCGCCCGGCCGGTTCCACTCGAGGAGTGGTTCGAGCCGGCACCCGGTTTCCGGGTCCGCCTGTGGAATGCCGGACACATCCTGGGGTCGGCGTCGGCGGAGATCGAGGCCGGCGGTGTGCGCATGGTGTTCTCGGGAGATCTCGGCCCGGAGCAGAAGGCGTTCCACGCCGATCCGGAAGGTCCGACCGGACTCGACTACGTCGTCTGCGAATCCACCTACGGGGATCGCTCACGCCCTCGGCTCACGATCGCCGAGCGCCGCGACCTCCTCGCGCGGGAGGTGAACGAGGCGATGGAGCGCGGCGGCAACCTGATCGTGCCGTCGTTCGCTCTCGAACGCACCCAGGAGTTGTTGCTCGACATCGGATACCTGCTCGACGACGAGCACATTCCCGATGTGCCGGTCTTCGTCGACTCCCCGCTCGCGATCCGCGCCACCGACGTCTTCGCCGCACACGCCGGAGAACTCGAGGACCTCGACGGCCGGAACGTCTTCCGCCATCCGGGCATCCGATACACCGCCGAGGCCGAGGAGTCGATGCGGATCGACACCTACCGACGCGCGATCATCATCGCGGCCTCCGGGATGTGCGAGGCGGGACGGGTTCGGCACCACCTGCGGAACAACCTCGCCCGCCCCGACTCGACGGTGCTCTTCGTCGGCTATCAGGCGCAGGGCACGCTCGGCAGGGTGATCCTCGAGGGTGCGTCGAAGGTCCGGATCTCGGGTGAGGACATCGACGTCCGGGCGCAGATCCGGCGGATCGACAGTTACTCCGCACATGCCGACCGCGGCGAGCTGGTGCGCTGGGTCGGGCACCGCGCGCCGATCTCCGGCACGGTCTTCCTCGACCACGGCGAGCCCGATGCGCTCGCTGCCTTCACGGCGTCACTGCACGGACTCGATGCGGACCTGAACGTGGTCGTTCCGGAGATCGGTGCGCGGTACCGGCTCGTGGCAGGTGGCCCGGCCGAGTACGTCGCGACCGTCGCACCGCCGGCGCCGGTGCACGTCGGCCGCGACTGGCAGAACGAGTACGCCGAGTTCGCCACCGGCCTGCGCGACCAACTGCTCGAGATCGACGACCCGCGCACCCGGGAGCGTGCGATCGCTGCGATGCGGAAGGTGCTCGACGAATACCGCACGGGTGCCCAGAACCCGGAGGAGCACCGACGCCACTCGAGGCCGGGTCGACGCAAACCTCCACCCCGCCGGAGGCGCCGTTTCTGA
- a CDS encoding DUF3145 domain-containing protein: MRASNQFADATAGVIYVHSSPAAVCPHIEWALADILDCRPDLAWTGQPAAPGLLRTCVDWVGPVGTAARLADVLRSWPMLRFEITENPSEGVDGERFSYVPRLGLWRGCTSANGDIVVGEMRLRAMLSSADVTSELHRALGTAWDEELEPYRSGDEGAQVTWLRRDVG; the protein is encoded by the coding sequence ATGCGCGCATCCAACCAATTCGCGGATGCCACGGCGGGGGTGATCTATGTCCACTCCTCACCGGCGGCGGTGTGCCCGCACATCGAGTGGGCACTGGCCGACATCCTCGACTGCCGGCCCGATCTCGCGTGGACGGGCCAGCCCGCCGCACCGGGGCTGCTGCGCACCTGCGTCGACTGGGTCGGGCCCGTGGGCACGGCCGCGCGACTGGCCGACGTGCTGCGGTCGTGGCCGATGCTCCGCTTCGAGATCACCGAGAACCCCAGCGAGGGCGTCGACGGCGAACGCTTCAGCTACGTCCCCCGACTGGGTCTGTGGCGCGGATGCACCAGCGCCAACGGCGACATCGTCGTAGGAGAGATGCGTCTGCGCGCCATGCTGTCCTCCGCCGATGTCACGAGCGAACTGCACCGCGCGCTCGGAACGGCATGGGACGAAGAGCTCGAGCCGTACCGCAGCGGCGACGAAGGCGCGCAGGTGACGTGGCTCCGCCGGGACGTCGGCTGA
- a CDS encoding NDMA-dependent alcohol dehydrogenase: MKTKGAVLWGIDEPWSVEEIELGDPVAGEVQIRMEAAGMCHSDHHIVTGATPMPSFPAMGGHEGSGVITKVGEGVVGLEVGDHVVLSFIPACGRCPSCASGHSNLCDLGAGLLSGQAISDGTYRIQARGQNVIAMCLLGTFSPYMTVNQSQVVKIDKDVPFELAALVGCGVPTGWGSATNIAEVKAGDSVAIIGVGGVGMSALQGAVASGARHVFAIDPEPFKREQALKFGATHTYASIEEAIVPIMEITWGRMCHSTIITVGEMKGELVDPALTLTAKGGRCVVTAMGYMSDMDVKLNSFLFSMLQKDLKGNIFGGCNARVDIPNLLDLYKSGQLNLADMVTRTYTLEQINDGYRDMLEGRNIRGVIRYTEADW, translated from the coding sequence ATGAAGACCAAGGGTGCAGTGCTGTGGGGCATCGACGAACCGTGGTCGGTCGAGGAGATCGAACTCGGCGATCCCGTCGCGGGCGAAGTGCAGATCCGCATGGAAGCCGCCGGCATGTGCCATTCCGACCACCACATCGTCACGGGCGCAACCCCGATGCCGTCCTTCCCCGCCATGGGCGGTCACGAGGGCTCGGGCGTGATCACCAAGGTCGGTGAGGGAGTGGTGGGCCTCGAGGTGGGCGACCACGTCGTGCTGTCCTTCATCCCCGCATGCGGGCGGTGTCCGTCCTGTGCCTCGGGGCACTCGAACCTGTGCGATCTCGGCGCCGGACTGCTCAGCGGCCAGGCGATCTCCGACGGCACCTACCGCATCCAGGCACGCGGCCAGAACGTGATCGCGATGTGCCTGCTCGGCACCTTCTCGCCGTACATGACGGTCAACCAGAGCCAGGTCGTCAAGATCGACAAGGACGTACCCTTCGAACTCGCCGCGCTGGTCGGCTGCGGCGTGCCCACCGGCTGGGGTTCGGCGACGAACATCGCCGAGGTCAAGGCCGGCGATTCGGTCGCCATCATCGGCGTCGGCGGCGTCGGCATGAGCGCCCTGCAGGGTGCCGTGGCCTCCGGTGCGCGTCACGTCTTCGCGATCGACCCGGAACCGTTCAAGCGCGAGCAGGCGCTCAAGTTCGGTGCCACGCACACCTACGCCTCCATCGAGGAGGCCATCGTGCCGATCATGGAGATCACGTGGGGCCGCATGTGCCACTCGACGATCATCACCGTCGGCGAGATGAAGGGGGAGCTGGTCGATCCCGCGCTGACACTCACGGCCAAGGGTGGCCGGTGCGTCGTCACGGCGATGGGCTACATGTCCGACATGGACGTCAAGCTGAACTCGTTCCTGTTCTCGATGCTGCAGAAGGACCTCAAGGGCAACATCTTCGGTGGGTGCAATGCCCGCGTCGACATCCCGAACCTGCTCGACCTGTACAAGTCCGGTCAGCTGAACCTGGCCGACATGGTCACGCGTACCTACACCCTCGAGCAGATCAACGACGGATACCGGGACATGCTCGAGGGCAGGAACATCCGCGGCGTCATCCGCTACACCGAAGCCGACTGGTGA
- a CDS encoding serine hydrolase domain-containing protein: protein MHSLDLLSDWPVDRSAAAVVTRDGGTVASRGDLDEVFPLASVTKPLVAYAALVAVEEGAIELDQPAGPEGSTVRHLLAHASGLAFGERTVQTEPERKRIYSSAGFEVLAELVETETGIEFPEYLRQAVFEPLGMPSSSLPGPAGHGAQSSVADLALFARELLDPVLVSYETLTEATSVQFPGLNGLVPGYGMFKPNDWGLGFEIRGEKNPHWTATGNSPRTFGHFGQSGTFIWVDPEISVAAVVLTDRAFGDWAKPLWPAVGDAIITEFT from the coding sequence GTGCACAGCCTCGATCTGCTCAGCGACTGGCCCGTCGACCGTTCCGCCGCCGCGGTGGTGACCCGCGACGGCGGAACGGTCGCGTCCAGGGGAGACCTCGACGAGGTCTTTCCCCTCGCGTCCGTGACGAAGCCGCTCGTGGCGTACGCCGCGCTCGTGGCCGTCGAGGAGGGCGCGATCGAGCTCGATCAGCCTGCGGGCCCCGAGGGGTCGACGGTGCGGCATCTGCTCGCCCACGCCTCGGGTCTGGCGTTCGGTGAGCGCACGGTGCAGACCGAACCCGAGCGGAAGCGGATCTACTCGAGTGCGGGCTTCGAAGTGCTCGCCGAACTCGTCGAGACGGAAACCGGTATCGAGTTCCCGGAATACCTCCGGCAGGCGGTCTTCGAGCCGCTGGGCATGCCGTCCTCGTCCCTGCCGGGGCCGGCCGGTCACGGGGCGCAGTCGTCGGTCGCCGATCTCGCACTGTTCGCGCGCGAGCTGCTCGATCCCGTTCTGGTCTCGTACGAAACCCTCACCGAGGCGACCAGCGTGCAGTTCCCCGGTCTGAACGGACTCGTGCCCGGATACGGGATGTTCAAGCCCAACGACTGGGGTCTCGGATTCGAGATCCGGGGCGAAAAGAACCCGCATTGGACCGCCACCGGTAATTCACCGCGTACTTTCGGTCATTTCGGTCAATCGGGCACATTCATTTGGGTAGATCCCGAAATTTCCGTCGCCGCTGTGGTACTTACTGATCGTGCCTTCGGAGACTGGGCGAAACCGCTCTGGCCTGCCGTCGGAGACGCGATCATCACCGAATTCACATAA
- a CDS encoding thiolase family protein, translating to MMNDVAIIGVGLHPFGRFGAKSAIEMAADAIQLALEDSGVAWKDIQFGIGGSYEVDNTDAVTRLVGLTGIPFTNVFNACATSASAIEQTADGIRSGKYDIGIAVGTDKHPRGAFTADPAMLGLPAWYAENGQFVTTKFFGMKANRYAIDHNISHETLARVAAKNYRNGGLNPKAFRRTEFSIDEILSSPMLNYPLTAKMFCAPDEGAAAVIMCRGDLVSKYTTNKPVYLRSTAIRTRTYGAYEVHATWASVEEDVSPTVYAAKAAYEAAGIGPEDVDVAQLQDTDAGAEVIHMAETGLCADGDQEKLIAEGATEIGGSLPVNTDGGLIANGEPIGASGIRQVHELVLQLRGQAGERQVPGEPKVGLAQVYGAPGTAAASILSL from the coding sequence ATCATGAACGACGTTGCCATCATCGGGGTGGGCCTTCACCCGTTCGGTAGATTCGGCGCCAAATCGGCCATCGAAATGGCCGCAGACGCAATCCAGCTCGCACTCGAGGACTCAGGTGTCGCCTGGAAGGACATCCAGTTCGGCATCGGCGGCAGCTACGAGGTCGACAACACCGACGCCGTCACCCGCCTCGTCGGCCTGACCGGCATCCCCTTCACCAACGTATTCAACGCGTGCGCGACGTCCGCCAGCGCGATCGAACAGACCGCCGACGGGATCCGTTCCGGCAAGTACGACATCGGCATCGCGGTCGGCACCGACAAGCACCCCCGCGGCGCCTTCACCGCCGATCCCGCCATGCTCGGTCTGCCCGCCTGGTACGCCGAGAACGGACAGTTCGTCACCACCAAGTTCTTCGGTATGAAGGCGAACCGCTACGCCATCGATCACAACATCTCGCACGAGACGCTCGCACGGGTCGCGGCGAAGAACTACCGCAACGGCGGCCTCAATCCGAAGGCGTTCCGCCGCACGGAGTTCAGCATCGACGAGATCCTGTCGTCGCCCATGCTCAACTACCCGCTCACGGCGAAGATGTTCTGCGCGCCGGACGAGGGTGCCGCAGCGGTGATCATGTGCCGCGGCGACCTGGTGTCGAAGTACACCACGAACAAGCCGGTCTACCTGCGCTCCACTGCGATTCGTACGCGCACCTACGGCGCGTACGAGGTCCATGCGACGTGGGCGTCGGTCGAGGAGGACGTCTCCCCCACCGTCTACGCCGCCAAGGCCGCCTACGAGGCCGCCGGCATCGGCCCCGAGGACGTCGATGTCGCCCAGCTCCAGGACACCGACGCCGGCGCGGAAGTGATCCACATGGCCGAGACCGGCCTGTGCGCCGACGGCGACCAGGAGAAGCTGATCGCCGAGGGAGCCACGGAGATCGGCGGGTCCCTTCCGGTGAACACCGACGGTGGTCTCATCGCCAACGGTGAACCCATCGGCGCCTCCGGTATCCGCCAGGTCCACGAACTGGTGCTGCAGCTGCGCGGTCAGGCCGGCGAGCGGCAGGTTCCGGGCGAACCGAAGGTGGGCCTCGCCCAGGTCTACGGCGCACCCGGCACCGCCGCTGCGTCGATCCTGTCACTCTGA
- a CDS encoding alpha/beta hydrolase, producing the protein MRRSVVSRRGFRSLAIGLAGLSALAFGTATAHADPEQPDAEPASAYVDGVDEVTDQHWTVRVYSPAMDTVVPLDVLRPADPSEPRPVVYALGGAGVGVIDGTGWMESSDIAEFFSDKNVNVVIPATGNFSYFTDWDLDDPVLGRNQWQTFLLEELPPVVDELLDTDGKQSIIGMSMSAGSALDLAIQSGDLYSGVASLSGCVRTSDPVGQLYVRLVVERRGKGDVENMWGPADGPRWAEHDVYLNAEGLRGKALYLSSRNGLPGPYDVPGQERAAGESFATQIVAGGAIEAATNACTHQLVDRLEALDIPVTAELDADGTHSWGYWEDDLRKAWPILAESMGVEA; encoded by the coding sequence GTGCGTCGATCCGTCGTGTCCCGTCGTGGCTTCCGCAGCCTTGCGATCGGTCTCGCAGGCCTCTCGGCGCTCGCGTTCGGCACCGCCACCGCGCACGCCGATCCCGAGCAACCCGACGCCGAGCCCGCTTCCGCCTACGTCGACGGCGTCGACGAGGTGACCGACCAGCACTGGACGGTCCGCGTCTACTCCCCGGCCATGGACACCGTCGTCCCTCTCGACGTCCTGCGTCCGGCCGATCCGAGCGAACCCCGGCCGGTCGTCTACGCCCTCGGCGGCGCGGGTGTCGGCGTGATCGACGGCACCGGATGGATGGAGAGCAGCGACATCGCCGAGTTCTTCTCGGACAAGAACGTCAACGTCGTCATCCCCGCCACCGGCAACTTCAGCTACTTCACCGACTGGGATCTCGACGATCCGGTTCTCGGTCGCAACCAGTGGCAGACCTTCCTCCTCGAGGAACTGCCGCCCGTCGTCGACGAACTGCTCGACACCGACGGCAAGCAGTCGATCATCGGGATGTCCATGAGCGCCGGCTCCGCGCTGGACCTCGCGATCCAGAGCGGCGACCTGTACTCCGGCGTCGCCTCTCTCAGCGGATGCGTGCGCACCAGCGACCCGGTCGGTCAGCTGTACGTGAGGCTCGTCGTCGAGCGCCGCGGCAAGGGCGACGTCGAGAACATGTGGGGTCCGGCCGACGGTCCGCGCTGGGCCGAGCACGACGTCTACCTCAACGCGGAAGGCTTGCGCGGCAAGGCCTTGTACCTGTCGAGCCGCAACGGCCTGCCCGGCCCGTACGACGTCCCCGGCCAGGAACGGGCGGCCGGCGAATCGTTCGCCACGCAGATCGTCGCAGGCGGAGCGATCGAGGCCGCCACGAATGCTTGCACGCACCAGCTGGTGGACCGCCTCGAAGCGCTCGACATCCCGGTCACGGCCGAACTCGATGCCGACGGAACGCATTCGTGGGGTTACTGGGAGGACGACCTGCGCAAGGCATGGCCGATCCTCGCCGAGTCGATGGGCGTCGAGGCCTGA
- a CDS encoding Zn-ribbon domain-containing OB-fold protein, with protein sequence MTTKALAPDVSTWPAENPQLIGSRCDDCSATTWPTQPRCPRCSGANISELLLPRRGTLVAWTTQGFVPKQPYAGNETAATFTPFAFGLVQLDDVVRVEARLTETDPEKLHPGMELELTFVPFYTDEEGTDIVTWAFAPI encoded by the coding sequence ATGACGACGAAGGCGCTCGCGCCCGACGTATCCACGTGGCCGGCAGAGAACCCGCAGCTCATCGGCAGCCGCTGCGACGACTGCTCCGCGACCACGTGGCCCACCCAGCCGCGCTGCCCCCGGTGCAGCGGGGCGAACATCTCGGAACTGTTGCTGCCGCGTCGCGGCACGCTCGTGGCATGGACCACGCAGGGATTCGTGCCGAAGCAGCCCTACGCGGGCAACGAGACGGCGGCGACCTTCACACCGTTCGCGTTCGGCCTCGTCCAACTCGATGACGTGGTCCGCGTCGAGGCCCGCCTCACCGAGACCGACCCCGAGAAACTGCACCCGGGCATGGAGCTCGAGCTCACCTTCGTCCCCTTCTACACCGACGAAGAGGGCACCGACATCGTCACGTGGGCCTTCGCGCCGATCTGA
- a CDS encoding acyl-CoA carboxylase subunit beta, whose translation MTILDPATPRETTVDPRDPLARLEKLFDPGSLELLHTRDKSGVLAAVGEVDGIRTVAYCSDATVMGGAMGVEGCKHIVSAIDHAIDHEIPVVGIFHSGGARLAEGVEALHAVGLVFEAMVRASGLIPQISVVLGFAAGGAAYGPALTDIVIMAPEGRVFVTGPDVVRSVTGEQVDMESLGGPDTHTKKSGVAHIAAHDEADALHRARRLVSMLAEQGEFDVAAAALGDTDLRALMPASPRRAYDVRPIVHQLVDNVDGESSFEELQAGWARSIVTGFGRLGGRTVGVIANNPLRLGGCLNSESAEKSARFVRMCNAFGVPLVVIVDVPGYLPGVSQEWEGVVRRGAKLLHAFAEAKVPRVTLVTRKIYGGAYIAMNSRALGATAVYAWPESEVAVMGAKAAVGILHKKALAAAPEEEREALHDRLAAEHEAIAGGVGRAMAIGVVDEMIDPATTRSTLAAALAAAPAVRGRHKNIPL comes from the coding sequence ATGACCATCCTGGATCCAGCCACCCCGCGTGAGACGACGGTGGACCCGAGAGATCCGTTGGCCCGTCTCGAGAAACTGTTCGACCCGGGCAGCCTGGAACTGCTGCACACCCGCGACAAGTCGGGCGTCCTCGCCGCCGTCGGCGAGGTCGACGGCATCCGCACCGTCGCATACTGCTCCGATGCCACCGTCATGGGCGGAGCCATGGGCGTCGAGGGATGCAAGCACATCGTCTCCGCCATCGACCACGCCATCGACCACGAGATCCCCGTGGTCGGCATCTTCCACTCCGGTGGCGCGCGTCTGGCCGAGGGCGTCGAGGCCCTCCACGCCGTCGGCCTGGTCTTCGAGGCCATGGTCCGCGCGTCCGGTCTGATCCCCCAGATCTCCGTCGTTCTCGGCTTCGCGGCCGGCGGTGCCGCCTACGGCCCGGCCCTGACCGACATCGTCATCATGGCCCCCGAGGGCCGTGTCTTCGTCACCGGACCGGACGTGGTCCGCAGCGTCACCGGTGAGCAGGTCGACATGGAGTCGCTCGGCGGCCCCGACACGCACACCAAGAAGTCCGGTGTCGCGCACATCGCCGCGCACGACGAGGCCGACGCCCTGCACCGCGCCCGCCGTCTGGTGTCGATGCTGGCCGAACAGGGTGAATTCGATGTCGCCGCAGCCGCGCTCGGCGACACCGACCTGCGGGCGTTGATGCCTGCGTCGCCGCGACGCGCATACGACGTGCGGCCGATCGTCCACCAGCTGGTCGACAACGTCGACGGCGAGTCCTCCTTCGAGGAACTGCAGGCCGGCTGGGCCCGCAGCATCGTCACCGGATTCGGCCGTCTCGGCGGCCGCACCGTTGGCGTCATCGCCAACAACCCGCTCCGTCTCGGCGGCTGCCTCAACTCCGAGAGCGCCGAGAAGTCAGCGCGTTTCGTGCGGATGTGCAATGCCTTCGGTGTTCCGCTCGTCGTCATCGTCGACGTGCCCGGTTACCTTCCCGGCGTGAGCCAGGAGTGGGAGGGCGTCGTGCGACGCGGCGCCAAGCTGCTCCACGCGTTCGCCGAGGCGAAGGTTCCCCGCGTCACGCTCGTGACGCGCAAGATCTACGGCGGCGCGTACATCGCGATGAACTCCCGGGCGCTCGGGGCCACCGCCGTCTACGCATGGCCGGAGTCCGAGGTCGCCGTGATGGGCGCGAAAGCCGCTGTGGGCATCCTCCACAAGAAGGCCCTCGCCGCGGCTCCCGAGGAGGAGCGTGAGGCGCTGCACGATCGTCTCGCCGCCGAACACGAGGCGATCGCCGGTGGCGTCGGGCGCGCGATGGCGATCGGTGTGGTCGACGAGATGATCGATCCCGCCACCACGCGGAGCACCCTGGCCGCCGCGCTCGCCGCCGCACCCGCGGTTCGCGGACGGCACAAGAACATTCCGCTCTGA